Below is a genomic region from Ammonifex degensii KC4.
GTACATGGTGATACCGCTGGTAAGGGTAATGATGGGAATTAGGAGTGAAGTAGGGGAGTTGGGAATGTTCCCTATAACCATTTGCACCGCCAGAGCTTCGCCGAAGGCCCGGGCCAGGGCGAGTACCACGCCGGTAAGAATGCCGGTACGAGCGGCTGGCAACAGCACCAGCCTGATCATCTGCCAACGGGTGGCTCCTAGGGCGTAGGCCGTCTCCCGCAGGATGTGAGAAAGGGAGCGCAGGGAGTCAGTGGCCACACTGGCTATGGTAGGCAGGATCATTACTGAGAGAACCAGCACGCCGGCCAGCAGGCTGAAACCGGTGCCCCCCAGGTGGTTGCGGATGAAGGGAACGAGCACACTCAAGCCTATGTAGCCGTAGACTACCGAAGGTATACCGGCCAGGAGCTCTATAACCGGCTGCAGCACCCGTTGCCCCACCTTAGGAGCGATTTCGGAGATAAAGACGGCAACGGCGATACCGAAGGGAGTCGAGATGAGGGTGGCTAAGGTGGAAACGACTATGGAGCCGTAGAGGAAGTTGAGGATGCCAACCTGCGGGCCGCCCTCTGCTGCTGGGCGCTCTGGGTGCCAGGCGGTGCTGAAGACGTTGCTCAGGGGTACCTTGTGGACGAAGAAGAGGGATAGCCCCTTCCAGGTTAAAAAGGCTATGATGGCAACGGTGGCCAGTACGGTAAGGACCGCAGCAGGTGCGGTAAGCCCGTACCCCCAAATTTCCCGTCTTAAACTGGAGCGCAGCCTACCTATCGCCCACAACCTCCTTCCGTTTGTAAATTTTGCAGAAAAATAAGGCGGGGAAGGCCCTTGTATACATGATACCTCCCCCGCTGCCTTCCCGGAAGGGGATCTTTTTAGGGCTTGTACTCCACCTTCATGGAGGTGATGGGGAAGTAGTGCATCTCCTTCACCGGACCCTGCTGGAACTCGTTGCTCAAGATGTAGTCGATGAAGGCCTTGACCACCGGCTTGGGCTCCCCCTTGGTGTAGAGGTGCCCGTAGGACCAGAAGGGGTACTTGCCCTCGGAAATGTCTTCCTCGGTGGGGGCGGCGCCGTCGATCTTCAGCGCCTTAACCTTATTATCCAGGTATCCTACGCCCAGGTAACTTATAGCTCCAGGGGTCTCACTCACCATCTTGTGGATGGTACCGCTGGAATCCGATTCGGCTACACCCTTAATCGGTTCCTTCCCATCCATCACACGCTTGATGAAGGTAGCCCTGGTTCCCGAACCCTGAGGCCGATTGATAACCGCTATTTTGAGGTCCGGGCCGCCAACTTCTTTCCAGTTGGTGATCTTCCCGGTGAAGATATCTTGAATCTGCTTCTTGGTGAGGTTGTCCACCCCCTTAACGTCGGGGTTGACCACGAGGGCAAAGGCCTGCACGCAGATCTTGTGGTCTTTGAGGGCTGAAGCGTCAATGCCCGACTTTTCCTCCGCGAAGATGTCGGAAGCTCCTATATCGCAGGCTCCCTGGCTTACTTGGCTTAAGCCCGTGCCGCTGCCGCCGCCCTGGACGGTGATTTGCACGCCGGGATTTTTAGCCATGAAGCGCTTGGCGGCCTCTTCTATCAGCGGTTGCAACGCGGTGGATCCGACCACCGTTATGGCTCCCTTAAGCTCTGCTGGTGCTGTGCCTGCTCCCGGTTCTTTATTGCCCACGCACCCAGCTACGCTAGCCAGCAAAAGACACACAATTGCCGCTACCGCCCACCATTTTCTCATGGACAATGATTCCCCTCCTTAGCCGATTTTTCGAGCTACCTTTTCGCGAGAAAAACCTTCCTCTCTTCTTCCTTCCCTCCCCCTGCCATGTTTTGTTTTCTGCTTCACGGGTATTGTACTATGGATGTGTTAAGCCCAAGTTAAATTGCCGTTAGTTCAAGGTTAACCAGGAAGAGCGGACTTGAGTGCTCAAGTTTCTCTTTTCCCTTCCCGATTAAAAGGCAAAAAAGCCGAAGAACACGGCGGAGGTCGGGACCGAGTTGAAACAAAACGAGCAACTGACCTCATTTCTTAAGCGTGTACCCCTTTTGAACGTCTTGAGCAACGCTTCTTTATCGACCCTGACCCGGCAGGTCAAGGTGGTGGCCGTAAAAAAAGGGGAAAACCTGCCGGTGGAAGAAGGAATTGTCGTCCTGCAGGGAAGGGTCATGGTTACCGGCCGGGGCAAGACCGGGGTAGGTGGCCCCGGCACGACTTTGGGGGTTTTAAGCCTTCTAGGAGTAGAAGAGAATGTTACCGCTCGTGCCTTGGAGGAGGCAATAGTACTGATTATAGGAAAGGATAATTTCCGGGCCTTGCTTCTTTCTCGTCCCGAGGAAGGGGTAAGCCTGGCCTGTCATCTGGCTGGAGAACTTCAGCGTCAGGGGGTATCCTTTGACCGGATAGTACCCCCACCGGTGGAAGAGAAGGAAGAGGCTTCCCCGGAGGTTTCGCCGGAAGCTACGTCCGGGAAAGAGGAGCCTTTTTACCACAAGAATTTTACCTGCCCCTTCTGCCGGAGCACTTTCACTTCGGTGGTTTTGAAGTCCCGCTTTCTGCGGGTGGAAAGGATGGACACCGAC
It encodes:
- a CDS encoding phosphate ABC transporter substrate-binding protein, with protein sequence MRKWWAVAAIVCLLLASVAGCVGNKEPGAGTAPAELKGAITVVGSTALQPLIEEAAKRFMAKNPGVQITVQGGGSGTGLSQVSQGACDIGASDIFAEEKSGIDASALKDHKICVQAFALVVNPDVKGVDNLTKKQIQDIFTGKITNWKEVGGPDLKIAVINRPQGSGTRATFIKRVMDGKEPIKGVAESDSSGTIHKMVSETPGAISYLGVGYLDNKVKALKIDGAAPTEEDISEGKYPFWSYGHLYTKGEPKPVVKAFIDYILSNEFQQGPVKEMHYFPITSMKVEYKP
- the pstC gene encoding phosphate ABC transporter permease subunit PstC — encoded protein: MWAIGRLRSSLRREIWGYGLTAPAAVLTVLATVAIIAFLTWKGLSLFFVHKVPLSNVFSTAWHPERPAAEGGPQVGILNFLYGSIVVSTLATLISTPFGIAVAVFISEIAPKVGQRVLQPVIELLAGIPSVVYGYIGLSVLVPFIRNHLGGTGFSLLAGVLVLSVMILPTIASVATDSLRSLSHILRETAYALGATRWQMIRLVLLPAARTGILTGVVLALARAFGEALAVQMVIGNIPNSPTSLLIPIITLTSGITMYMGNTVQGSLWNDALWFMGLILLITSFFFIILVRYVGKWGVAK